Proteins found in one Methylobacterium sp. CB376 genomic segment:
- a CDS encoding ABC transporter substrate-binding protein, with product MPDRTAPYARDPARDPAPPLAGGVARRHLLGAALAAALSRAGLARGDGAPVRIGWLTAQRAASLTPYIAALRDGLAAEGLEEGRNLAIAFRYGDDDLGRVPALAGELAAAKVAALLVQGAATPITAALRLPVPLVYVVSGDPVAAGLAESYARPGGGMTGVTLMAAEFNRKRLDLLREMIPGLRHVAIIGNPEHPGEQLERAVSLDAGSRLGLRIDYHATGTPEDLAAALARLAAAPPQALSVFADGFTLQNRQRIIEAAAGLRIPVISGWPSFAESGAVCTYGPRIAASYRRLASYIARILKGARPGDLPVERPDVFELVINLKAAQALGLTVPTAMLALADRIIE from the coding sequence ATGCCGGACCGGACCGCGCCGTATGCCCGGGACCCCGCCCGAGACCCCGCCCCGCCCCTCGCCGGAGGCGTCGCGCGGCGGCACCTGCTCGGGGCCGCCCTCGCGGCCGCCCTTTCCCGCGCCGGCCTCGCCCGAGGCGACGGCGCGCCGGTGCGCATCGGCTGGCTGACCGCGCAGCGCGCCGCCAGCCTCACGCCCTACATCGCCGCCCTGCGCGACGGGTTGGCCGCGGAGGGGCTCGAGGAGGGGCGCAACCTCGCCATCGCGTTCCGCTACGGAGACGACGATCTCGGCCGGGTCCCCGCCCTCGCCGGGGAGCTGGCCGCCGCCAAGGTGGCGGCGCTCCTGGTCCAGGGCGCCGCCACCCCGATCACCGCCGCGCTGCGCCTGCCGGTCCCGCTCGTCTACGTCGTCAGCGGCGATCCGGTGGCGGCCGGCCTCGCGGAGAGCTACGCGCGCCCGGGCGGCGGCATGACCGGCGTCACCCTGATGGCGGCCGAGTTCAACCGCAAGCGCCTGGACCTGCTGCGCGAGATGATCCCCGGCCTGCGCCACGTGGCGATCATCGGCAACCCGGAGCATCCCGGCGAGCAGCTGGAGCGCGCGGTCTCCCTCGACGCCGGGAGCCGGCTCGGCCTGCGGATCGACTACCACGCCACCGGGACGCCCGAAGACCTCGCCGCGGCGCTGGCGCGCCTGGCCGCCGCGCCGCCGCAGGCGCTGTCCGTCTTCGCGGACGGCTTCACCCTGCAGAATCGTCAGCGCATCATCGAGGCGGCCGCCGGCCTGCGCATCCCGGTGATTTCCGGCTGGCCGAGCTTCGCCGAGAGCGGCGCGGTCTGCACCTACGGGCCGCGCATCGCCGCCTCCTACCGGCGTCTGGCGAGCTACATCGCCCGGATCCTGAAGGGGGCGCGGCCCGGCGACCTTCCGGTCGAGCGCCCGGACGTGTTCGAACTCGTGATCAACCTGAAGGCGGCCCAGGCGCTCGGCCTCACCGTCCCGACCGCGATGCTGGCCCTCGCGGACCGGATCATCGAGTGA
- a CDS encoding ABC transporter substrate-binding protein, whose translation MDRRRFLSGLGLALVRPRGAAAQPAPLPALGLLCSESPELWTSRVDAFRAGLAEAGYVEGRDVRFSYRWARGRNDRLDGMAEDLVREGVAVIVVLGNTTSALAAKRATERIPIVVRMAVDPASIGLVQSTSRPGGNLTGWTTLGAQIGPKQLELLRELIPPGVVVAVLVNPTNPILADRQAREVPEAARALGFEPLVVTASGDADIAAAFARLSGAGARGLILGADTFFNSRNDLIAAQARDAAVAAISAYREFALAGGLMSYGGSVAEASRRVGAYVGRILGGEQPGDLPVQQIKKLDLVLNLRTAQHLAIKIPLPVLARADEILE comes from the coding sequence ATGGATCGGCGTCGATTTCTGTCCGGCCTCGGCCTCGCCCTGGTGCGACCGCGCGGGGCCGCGGCGCAGCCGGCCCCGCTCCCCGCCCTGGGCCTCCTGTGCAGCGAATCGCCGGAGCTTTGGACCTCGCGCGTCGACGCCTTCCGGGCCGGGCTCGCGGAGGCCGGATACGTCGAGGGCCGCGACGTGCGGTTCAGCTACCGCTGGGCGCGGGGGCGGAACGACCGCCTCGACGGGATGGCCGAGGATCTCGTGCGCGAGGGCGTCGCCGTCATCGTGGTCCTCGGCAACACGACCTCGGCGCTCGCCGCCAAGCGCGCGACGGAGCGGATCCCGATCGTCGTGCGGATGGCGGTCGACCCTGCGAGCATCGGGCTCGTCCAGAGCACGAGCCGGCCCGGCGGCAACCTGACCGGCTGGACCACCCTCGGCGCCCAGATCGGGCCGAAGCAGCTCGAGCTCCTGCGGGAGCTCATCCCGCCCGGGGTGGTGGTCGCGGTTCTCGTCAACCCGACGAACCCGATCCTGGCCGACCGCCAGGCGAGGGAGGTTCCCGAGGCTGCCCGCGCCCTCGGCTTCGAGCCGCTGGTGGTCACGGCGAGCGGCGACGCCGACATCGCCGCGGCCTTCGCGCGGCTGAGCGGCGCCGGAGCGCGCGGGCTGATCCTCGGCGCGGACACGTTCTTCAACAGCCGCAACGACCTGATCGCCGCGCAGGCGCGCGACGCCGCCGTGGCGGCGATCTCCGCCTACCGCGAATTCGCGCTCGCGGGCGGCCTCATGAGCTACGGCGGCAGCGTCGCCGAGGCGTCCCGCCGGGTCGGCGCCTATGTCGGCCGCATCCTCGGCGGCGAGCAGCCCGGCGACCTGCCCGTGCAGCAGATCAAGAAACTCGACCTCGTGCTCAACCTGAGGACGGCCCAGCACCTCGCCATCAAGATCCCGCTGCCGGTCCTCGCCCGCGCGGACGAGATCCTGGAATGA
- a CDS encoding adenylate/guanylate cyclase domain-containing protein, with translation MSAAPAKILVVDDEPDLEALILQTFRRRIREGTVRFLFARDGVEALDLLTEHRDVDLVVSDINMPRMDGLSLLAKLQEADEKLSTVIVSAYGDMANIRVAMNRGAFDFLTKPIDFADFETTVDRTVLHVRALREARRRQAEAERAHATLSRYFSPNLAERLAADASSLAAGGHRRDVASLFTDVAGFTTLVESLDPALMAELLNGYLATMTGLVFRYEGTVAKIVGDAIHVLFGAPGEQPDHASRAVACALALDEAAQALRAAWAERGVSLGATRIGVHAGPAIVGNFGGDRFFDYTAYGDTINIAARLEAANKVLGTRICVSAAVAERAEAFRGRPIGDLLLRGKSAPLRAYEPLSEAAYADPATARYAQAFAKLAAQDPCATQAFAALIGQRPDDRLASFHLRRLLNGETGTRIDLGGA, from the coding sequence ATGAGCGCCGCGCCCGCCAAGATCCTCGTCGTGGACGACGAGCCGGACCTGGAGGCGCTGATCCTCCAGACCTTCCGCCGCCGGATCCGGGAGGGCACCGTCCGCTTCCTGTTCGCCCGCGACGGCGTCGAGGCGCTCGACCTCCTGACCGAGCACCGGGACGTCGACCTCGTCGTCTCGGACATCAACATGCCGCGGATGGACGGCCTCTCGCTCCTCGCCAAGCTGCAGGAGGCGGACGAGAAGCTCTCGACCGTGATCGTCTCGGCCTACGGGGACATGGCGAACATCCGGGTCGCGATGAACCGCGGCGCCTTCGACTTCCTGACCAAGCCGATCGACTTCGCCGACTTCGAGACCACCGTCGACCGGACGGTGCTGCATGTCAGGGCCCTGCGGGAGGCGCGCCGCCGCCAGGCCGAGGCGGAGCGCGCCCACGCGACGCTGTCGCGCTACTTCTCGCCCAACCTCGCCGAGCGCTTGGCGGCCGACGCCTCCTCCCTGGCGGCCGGAGGGCACCGGCGCGACGTCGCCTCGCTGTTCACGGACGTCGCCGGCTTCACCACGCTGGTGGAGAGCCTCGACCCGGCGCTGATGGCCGAGCTGCTGAACGGCTACCTCGCCACGATGACCGGCCTCGTCTTCCGGTACGAGGGCACCGTCGCCAAGATCGTGGGCGACGCGATCCACGTGCTGTTCGGCGCCCCCGGCGAGCAGCCGGACCATGCCAGCCGGGCGGTGGCCTGCGCGCTCGCCCTCGACGAGGCCGCCCAGGCCCTGCGCGCCGCCTGGGCGGAGCGGGGCGTCAGCCTCGGCGCGACGCGCATCGGCGTCCATGCCGGGCCGGCGATCGTCGGCAATTTCGGCGGCGACCGCTTCTTCGACTACACGGCCTACGGCGACACGATCAACATCGCGGCGCGGCTGGAGGCCGCCAACAAGGTGCTCGGCACGCGGATCTGCGTGAGCGCCGCCGTAGCGGAGCGGGCGGAGGCGTTTCGCGGGCGGCCGATCGGCGACCTGCTCTTGCGCGGCAAGTCGGCCCCGCTGCGGGCCTACGAGCCGCTGAGCGAGGCCGCATACGCCGATCCGGCCACCGCCCGCTACGCGCAGGCCTTCGCGAAGCTCGCCGCCCAGGATCCCTGCGCCACGCAGGCCTTCGCGGCGCTGATCGGGCAGCGCCCCGACGACCGGCTCGCGAGCTTCCATCTCAGGCGCCTCCTCAACGGCGAGACCGGCACCCGCATCGACCTCGGCGGCGCCTGA
- a CDS encoding response regulator — MSVLILVVDDEPDVAELFRQQFRRDLRAGRFTLAFAQSAEEALARIAAPGDATLILVLSDINMPGTTGLDLLPLVKQACPAVPVIMITAYGDAQTRRVAQERGAETVLVKPIDFAALRQEIDRRLAGTAA; from the coding sequence ATGAGCGTGCTGATCCTGGTCGTCGACGACGAGCCGGACGTGGCGGAGCTGTTCCGGCAGCAGTTCCGCCGCGACTTGCGCGCGGGCCGCTTCACCCTCGCCTTCGCGCAATCGGCCGAGGAGGCGCTGGCCCGCATCGCCGCGCCGGGCGACGCCACGTTGATCCTGGTGCTCTCGGACATCAACATGCCGGGCACGACCGGCCTCGACCTCCTGCCGCTGGTCAAGCAGGCCTGCCCCGCGGTGCCGGTGATCATGATCACCGCCTACGGCGACGCCCAGACCCGCCGGGTCGCGCAGGAGCGCGGGGCCGAGACCGTGCTGGTCAAGCCGATCGACTTCGCGGCCCTGCGGCAGGAGATCGACCGCCGCCTGGCCGGTACCGCCGCATGA
- a CDS encoding ATP-binding protein produces MHDLGPAAPAGRNPATTVRAAAPEAQAGPLPAGARAGRRRRIPLSAKLAVALVGLVTVVLVVNGAVNLLLNYDEAKRTAIRVQQEKAHAAAAQVDAFIAEIENQIGWTTRAEWRRIPVEQQRYDFIRLLRQAPAITEVSYIDAAGREQLKVSRLEPDAVGSGRDLSQDARFLRAIGDKVWLGPVTFRRGSEPYMTIAIAHAGRNPGVTAAEVNLKLIWDVIAAIHVGEKGHAFVVTQQGRLIAHPDLTLVLRDTDLSQTPQVRRALDGAAAAPEITRDLGERSVLTAHAPIRRIGWIVFVQSPLAEAMAPVFTSLYQTLGLLGLGLLLASIAGTLLARRMVVPIRRLQEGAERLGGGDLSERIAIRTGDEIETLADRFNLMAVRIQDSYETLEAKVAERTRTLDEALRQQTATAEVLKVISRSAFDLDAVLATLARSAAELCGVPSGLVVLREGDAYRIRAGVGLASDGPVRCDCPESGGIPCGRGALCGEIPAGTALAATVARVAGSGRVEQDEEPAGPDGGGRAWLGVPLLRDGPVEGVFVLAREGPGAFPPRQVELVQTFADQAVIAIENARLFAALQERTRDLSCSLEELRAAQDRLIQSEKLASLGQLTAGIAHEIKNPLNFVNNFAALSAELVDELRQALAGAPLADSVRGEVDELAGLLKGNLAKVVQHGRRADSIVKNMLLHSREGTGERREADLNALVEESLNLAYHGARAEKPGFNVTLERRLDPAAGTALLYPQEMTRVLLNLITNGFYALRQRGSETPGFAPTLVAATRDLGDKVEIRIRDNGTGIPDTVRAKMFTPFFTTKPAGEGTGLGLSLSYDIVVKQHGGTIEVATEPGAFTEFTITLPRAGAAAPPGREPSGRGP; encoded by the coding sequence ATGCATGATCTGGGGCCCGCGGCGCCCGCCGGCCGGAATCCGGCCACGACCGTGAGGGCCGCCGCGCCCGAGGCGCAGGCCGGACCCCTCCCGGCGGGCGCCCGCGCCGGGCGTCGCCGGCGCATCCCGCTCTCGGCCAAGCTCGCCGTGGCGCTGGTCGGCCTCGTGACGGTGGTGCTCGTCGTCAACGGCGCCGTGAACCTGCTGCTGAACTACGACGAGGCGAAGCGGACCGCGATCCGGGTGCAGCAGGAGAAGGCCCACGCCGCCGCCGCGCAGGTCGACGCCTTCATCGCCGAGATCGAGAACCAGATCGGCTGGACCACCCGGGCGGAGTGGCGCCGCATCCCGGTCGAGCAGCAGCGCTACGACTTCATCCGCCTGCTGCGGCAGGCGCCCGCCATCACCGAAGTGTCCTACATCGACGCGGCGGGGCGCGAGCAGCTCAAGGTCTCCCGCCTCGAACCCGACGCGGTCGGGAGCGGGCGCGACCTCTCGCAGGACGCGCGCTTCCTGCGCGCCATCGGCGACAAGGTCTGGCTCGGCCCGGTCACCTTCCGGCGGGGGTCCGAGCCCTACATGACGATCGCCATCGCGCATGCGGGCAGGAATCCGGGAGTCACCGCCGCGGAGGTGAACCTCAAGCTGATCTGGGACGTCATCGCGGCCATCCACGTCGGCGAGAAGGGCCACGCCTTCGTGGTGACCCAGCAGGGCCGCCTGATCGCGCATCCCGACCTCACCCTCGTGCTGCGCGACACCGACCTGTCGCAGACGCCGCAGGTGCGCCGGGCCCTCGACGGCGCGGCGGCGGCCCCCGAGATCACCCGCGACCTCGGCGAGCGCTCGGTGCTCACCGCCCACGCGCCGATCCGGCGCATCGGCTGGATCGTGTTCGTCCAGTCGCCCCTCGCCGAGGCCATGGCCCCGGTCTTCACCTCGCTCTACCAGACCCTCGGCCTCCTCGGCCTCGGCCTCCTGCTCGCCAGCATCGCCGGAACGCTGCTCGCCCGCCGCATGGTGGTGCCGATCCGCCGCCTGCAGGAGGGGGCGGAGCGCCTCGGGGGCGGGGACCTCTCCGAGCGCATCGCCATCCGCACCGGGGACGAGATCGAGACCCTGGCGGACCGCTTCAACCTGATGGCCGTCCGCATCCAGGATTCCTACGAGACCCTGGAGGCCAAGGTCGCGGAGCGCACCCGCACCCTCGACGAGGCGCTGCGCCAGCAGACCGCCACCGCCGAGGTGTTGAAGGTGATCAGCCGCTCGGCCTTCGACCTCGACGCCGTGCTCGCCACCCTGGCCCGCTCGGCCGCCGAATTGTGCGGCGTTCCCAGCGGACTCGTGGTCCTGCGCGAGGGCGACGCCTACCGGATCAGGGCCGGCGTGGGCCTCGCGTCCGACGGCCCGGTGCGGTGCGACTGCCCCGAGAGCGGCGGGATTCCGTGCGGCAGGGGGGCCCTCTGCGGGGAGATCCCGGCCGGGACGGCCCTCGCCGCGACGGTCGCCCGGGTCGCGGGGTCGGGCCGCGTGGAGCAGGACGAGGAGCCGGCCGGCCCGGACGGGGGAGGCCGGGCCTGGCTCGGCGTGCCGCTCCTGCGCGACGGCCCCGTCGAGGGCGTCTTCGTCCTGGCGCGGGAGGGGCCGGGCGCCTTTCCGCCCCGGCAGGTCGAGCTGGTGCAGACCTTCGCGGATCAGGCGGTGATCGCGATCGAGAACGCGCGGCTGTTCGCGGCCCTGCAGGAGCGGACGCGGGACCTCTCGTGCTCCCTGGAGGAGCTGCGCGCGGCCCAGGACCGCCTCATCCAGTCGGAGAAGCTCGCCTCGCTGGGCCAGCTCACCGCCGGCATCGCCCACGAGATCAAGAACCCGCTCAACTTCGTCAACAATTTCGCGGCCCTGTCGGCCGAGCTGGTGGACGAGCTGCGGCAGGCGCTGGCCGGCGCGCCCCTCGCCGATTCCGTGCGGGGCGAGGTCGACGAACTCGCCGGCCTCCTCAAGGGCAACCTCGCCAAGGTCGTGCAGCACGGGCGTCGCGCCGATTCGATCGTCAAGAACATGCTGCTGCACTCGCGCGAGGGGACGGGCGAGCGGCGCGAGGCCGACCTCAACGCCCTGGTGGAGGAGAGCCTCAACCTCGCCTATCACGGCGCAAGGGCGGAGAAGCCCGGCTTCAACGTGACCCTGGAGCGCCGCCTCGACCCCGCCGCCGGGACGGCCCTGCTCTACCCCCAGGAGATGACCCGCGTCCTTCTGAACCTGATCACCAACGGCTTCTACGCCCTGCGCCAGCGCGGGAGCGAGACCCCCGGCTTCGCCCCGACCCTGGTTGCCGCCACCCGGGACCTCGGGGATAAGGTCGAGATCAGGATCCGCGACAACGGCACGGGCATCCCGGACACCGTCAGGGCGAAGATGTTCACCCCCTTCTTCACGACCAAGCCGGCCGGGGAGGGCACGGGACTCGGCCTGTCGCTGAGCTACGACATCGTGGTGAAGCAGCACGGCGGCACGATCGAGGTCGCGACCGAGCCGGGCGCCTTCACCGAGTTCACGATCACGCTGCCGCGCGCCGGCGCCGCGGCGCCTCCGGGGAGGGAGCCATCGGGGAGGGGGCCATGA